The following proteins are co-located in the Siansivirga zeaxanthinifaciens CC-SAMT-1 genome:
- a CDS encoding SDR family oxidoreductase, with translation MKDLKNKVALITGGSKGIGYGIAQALLNEGVNVVITSRSETSAQKAANALNENTTKGAKALGVKADVRNYESQQQAVAKALEHFNQLDIVVANAGLGHFASIEDLTIEQWQDTIDTNLTGVFYSIKASVEALKQTKGYFISISSLAGANFFANGSAYNASKFGVTGFTQAVMLDLRKRDIKVSTIMPGSVATYFNDHTPTENDAWKIQIEDIGELVVDLVKMNPRTLPSKIEVRPTMPPSK, from the coding sequence ATGAAAGATTTAAAAAATAAAGTAGCCCTTATAACCGGCGGCTCAAAAGGAATAGGATATGGTATTGCTCAGGCTTTACTAAACGAAGGCGTAAATGTTGTTATAACCAGTAGAAGTGAAACTTCGGCACAAAAAGCGGCTAACGCATTAAATGAGAATACGACTAAAGGTGCCAAAGCATTAGGTGTTAAAGCCGATGTGAGAAACTACGAAAGTCAGCAACAAGCTGTCGCTAAAGCTTTAGAGCATTTTAATCAATTAGATATTGTTGTAGCCAATGCAGGCTTAGGGCATTTTGCAAGCATCGAAGATTTAACCATAGAACAATGGCAAGATACCATTGATACTAATCTTACAGGGGTATTTTATTCTATAAAAGCGAGTGTAGAAGCCTTAAAGCAAACCAAAGGTTATTTTATTAGTATCTCCAGTTTAGCGGGTGCTAATTTTTTTGCTAATGGCTCAGCTTATAATGCTAGTAAATTTGGTGTAACAGGATTTACTCAAGCGGTTATGCTCGATTTACGTAAACGCGATATAAAGGTAAGCACCATCATGCCAGGATCGGTCGCTACGTATTTTAACGACCATACACCAACCGAAAATGATGCATGGAAAATTCAAATTGAAGATATAGGCGAATTAGTTGTCGATTTAGTAAAAATGAATCCGAGAACACTACCAAGTAAAATTGAAGTAAGGCCAACAATGCCTCCGAGTAAATAA
- a CDS encoding 5-(carboxyamino)imidazole ribonucleotide synthase: MNYFSSDFKLGILGGGQLGKMLLNDTRKFDIYTCVLDASNEAPCKIASNEFHLGDLMDYDAVYNFGKQVDVLTYEIENVNTNALEALEKAGVKVYPSSKTLKTIQNKAKQKLFYVDHNLPTAPFSRFAYTSEIEDALNHGGLSLPFVWKSTQFGYDGTGVKIVKSVADLDGLPNVECIAETLVPFKNELAVIVARNVSGETKTFPVVEMEFHPEANQVEYVICPARIPDAIAKKAIDVALKTSEAFNHVGLLAVEMFLTQDDTILINEVAPRPHNSGHQTIEASYTSQFEQHLRAILNLPLGRTDSKVGGVMVNLVGAEGFSGNVVYQNIDAIMNLNGVTPHIYGKKQTRPFRKMGHVTIVNEDLNEARKVAEQVKKTIKVISE, translated from the coding sequence ATGAATTATTTTTCTTCAGATTTTAAACTAGGAATTCTTGGTGGAGGTCAATTAGGCAAAATGCTTTTAAACGATACGCGAAAATTCGACATATATACCTGTGTGTTAGACGCTAGCAACGAGGCGCCTTGTAAAATTGCCAGTAACGAATTTCATTTAGGTGATTTAATGGATTACGATGCTGTTTACAATTTTGGGAAGCAAGTAGATGTACTTACCTACGAGATTGAAAATGTAAATACCAATGCTTTAGAAGCTTTAGAAAAAGCAGGTGTTAAAGTATATCCTTCGTCTAAAACCTTAAAAACGATACAAAACAAGGCTAAACAAAAGTTATTTTATGTAGATCATAATTTACCAACTGCGCCTTTTTCTCGTTTTGCTTATACTTCTGAAATTGAAGATGCTTTAAATCATGGCGGATTAAGTTTGCCTTTTGTTTGGAAATCGACCCAGTTTGGATACGACGGCACCGGTGTTAAGATTGTAAAATCGGTTGCAGATTTAGATGGTTTACCAAATGTAGAATGCATCGCAGAAACTTTGGTGCCTTTTAAAAATGAATTAGCCGTTATTGTGGCTAGAAATGTTTCTGGAGAGACTAAAACATTTCCTGTTGTAGAAATGGAATTTCACCCCGAAGCTAACCAAGTGGAATATGTAATTTGTCCTGCTAGAATTCCAGATGCTATTGCAAAAAAAGCCATTGATGTGGCATTAAAAACATCGGAAGCCTTTAACCATGTTGGGCTTTTAGCTGTTGAAATGTTTCTAACACAAGACGATACTATTTTAATAAACGAAGTGGCGCCACGCCCTCACAATTCGGGTCATCAAACTATTGAGGCAAGCTATACCTCGCAATTTGAACAACATTTACGAGCTATTTTAAATTTACCTCTTGGTCGCACCGATAGTAAGGTGGGCGGCGTAATGGTAAACTTAGTAGGTGCAGAAGGTTTTAGCGGCAATGTTGTTTACCAAAACATTGATGCCATTATGAATTTAAATGGTGTAACCCCACACATATACGGAAAAAAACAAACGAGACCTTTCAGGAAAATGGGCCATGTAACCATTGTAAACGAAGACTTAAACGAAGCTAGAAAGGTAGCAGAACAAGTAAAAAAAACAATTAAAGTAATAAGCGAATAA
- a CDS encoding adenylate kinase encodes MIKLHDKYFKPFISSEEIDAALTRLAVQIAQDIGDEIPVFVGILNGSFMVVSDFVKKYPKPCEVTFIKLASYEGVKSTEDIQRLIGLTQDLSNRTVIILEDIIDTGNTLAEVHRIFKNESVKTLKIATLFYKPTAYKKDFKLHYIGIEIPNKFIVGFGLDYNGLGRNLPEIYQIKQTQYMTNLVLFGPPGAGKGTQAEFLKEKYKLVHISTGDVFRYNIKNETALGMLAKSYMDKGELVPDQVTIDMLEAEVEKNSTAKGFIFDGFPRTHAQAEALDKLMDSKDSQINAMIALEVDDEILVERLIGRGKTSGRADDADESIIRNRITEYYNKTAILKDYYSAQNKYYGVDGVGTIEAITERLSAVIDKI; translated from the coding sequence GTGATAAAGCTACACGACAAATATTTTAAGCCGTTTATTTCTTCCGAAGAAATAGATGCTGCTTTAACACGTTTGGCAGTGCAAATAGCCCAGGATATTGGAGACGAAATACCCGTTTTTGTTGGTATTTTAAACGGGTCTTTTATGGTGGTAAGCGACTTTGTAAAAAAGTATCCAAAGCCTTGCGAAGTTACTTTTATAAAGCTGGCATCGTACGAGGGTGTTAAATCTACAGAAGACATTCAACGTCTTATAGGTTTAACCCAAGATTTATCTAACCGTACGGTAATAATTCTGGAAGATATTATTGATACCGGAAATACCCTAGCCGAAGTTCATAGAATTTTTAAAAACGAATCGGTAAAAACATTAAAAATAGCCACCCTTTTTTACAAACCAACGGCTTATAAAAAAGATTTTAAACTGCATTATATTGGCATTGAAATACCCAACAAATTTATTGTAGGTTTCGGCTTAGACTATAATGGTCTTGGAAGAAATTTACCAGAAATATATCAAATTAAACAAACACAATACATGACAAACTTAGTACTATTTGGTCCTCCAGGAGCAGGAAAAGGAACCCAAGCAGAATTTTTAAAAGAAAAGTATAAATTAGTTCACATCTCTACAGGCGATGTGTTTAGATACAATATTAAAAATGAAACCGCTTTAGGCATGTTAGCCAAATCTTATATGGATAAAGGCGAACTGGTTCCAGACCAAGTAACTATTGATATGCTTGAAGCCGAAGTAGAAAAAAATTCGACTGCAAAAGGATTTATTTTCGATGGTTTTCCAAGAACCCATGCGCAAGCAGAAGCTTTAGATAAATTAATGGATAGCAAAGACTCTCAAATAAACGCCATGATTGCGCTAGAAGTAGACGACGAAATTTTGGTAGAACGTTTAATAGGTAGAGGAAAAACAAGTGGTAGAGCAGACGATGCCGACGAGTCTATTATTAGAAATCGTATCACAGAATACTATAACAAAACAGCTATTTTAAAAGATTATTACTCTGCACAAAACAAATACTATGGCGTAGACGGTGTAGGTACTATCGAAGCTATTACCGAGCGTTTAAGCGCAGTAATCGACAAAATATAA
- a CDS encoding UbiA prenyltransferase family protein yields MKCFFSCLNFYINSSIHVALAVVSLTWITMIEHTISTDYNVLCFVFFGGISGYNFVKYFGLAKFHHRSLANWIKYIQVFSFFSFLAMLIFAFKLQVYTLLCISALGLITFFYVIPFLPKRFFRDNKHNLRSIGGLKVYLIGLVWSGVTVFIPIINNNHPIDADVFITALQRYVFIIILMLPFEIRDLKYDSLRLSTIPQKIGVKNTKIMGIVLLMLFALIEFFKDEITLIHTFVLCVVSLITLIFLIFSKTNRGKYYTAFWVEGLPILWLILLLIFY; encoded by the coding sequence ATGAAGTGTTTTTTTTCTTGTTTAAATTTTTATATAAACAGTAGTATTCACGTGGCTTTAGCTGTGGTTTCGTTAACGTGGATTACCATGATTGAACATACCATTTCTACAGACTATAATGTGCTTTGTTTTGTATTTTTTGGAGGAATTTCGGGTTATAATTTTGTTAAATATTTTGGGCTTGCAAAATTTCACCACAGAAGTTTAGCAAATTGGATAAAATACATTCAGGTTTTTTCGTTTTTCAGTTTTTTGGCGATGTTAATTTTTGCCTTTAAACTACAGGTTTATACTCTGTTATGTATTTCTGCTTTGGGGTTGATTACGTTTTTCTATGTCATTCCTTTTTTGCCAAAGCGTTTTTTTAGAGATAATAAGCACAATTTAAGAAGTATAGGTGGACTAAAAGTGTATTTAATTGGTTTGGTGTGGAGTGGTGTAACGGTATTTATTCCCATAATAAATAATAATCACCCCATAGACGCCGATGTTTTTATAACGGCACTGCAGCGTTATGTTTTTATTATCATTTTAATGTTGCCTTTTGAAATACGAGATTTAAAATACGATAGTTTAAGACTTTCTACTATTCCTCAAAAAATAGGCGTTAAAAACACAAAAATAATGGGTATAGTTTTACTAATGTTATTTGCTTTGATAGAGTTTTTTAAAGACGAAATAACATTAATACATACCTTTGTACTTTGTGTTGTTAGTTTAATAACACTAATTTTTTTGATTTTTTCTAAAACAAATCGAGGTAAATATTATACAGCTTTTTGGGTAGAAGGATTGCCTATTTTATGGCTTATTTTACTGTTAATATTTTACTAG
- a CDS encoding M3 family metallopeptidase, translating into MTNILLKKFQTPYNTAPFSEINYNDFLPAFKEAIKEAKAEIDAIINNTEAPNFKNTIEALDFSGEQLDRISSIFFNLNSAETNDTIQKIAQEVSPLLSEFSNDITLNEALFKRVKAVYDAKDTLELTTEQKTLLDKKYKGFSRNGANLPEDKKEKLRAIDKKLSQLTLKFGENVLAETNKFEMLVTNNDDLAGLPEGTIEAAKQLAESKNKEGWLFTLDYPSYIPFVTYADNRELRKKITLAAGSKGFNNDALDNQNIVLEIVKLRHDRANLLGYKTHAHFVLEERMAKTPQNVENFLNELLEKAKPAAINEFKNLQNFAKELDGIDHLEKWDASYYSEKLKQKLFNLDDELLKPYFKLENVINGAFTIANKLFDLNFEEINNIDKYHEEVLTYKVTDNNGDLIAIFYADFFPRPGKRNGAWMTSFKPQYVKDGVNDRPHISIVCNFTKPTKSKPSLLTFNEVTTLFHEFGHALHGMLANTTYPSLSGTSVFWDFVELPSQVMENWCFEKEALELFAKHYQTGEVIPMDLVNKIKESATFHEGMQTLRQISFGLLDMSWHALENPETITSVKIHENEAFEGTKLYPDVAKNCMSTSFSHIFQGGYSSGYYSYKWAEVLDADAFEYFKESGIFNKEIATKFKNFVLSQGGTEDPMVLYKRFRGKEPKPEALLKRAGLI; encoded by the coding sequence ATGACAAACATTCTTTTAAAAAAATTCCAAACTCCTTATAATACTGCACCATTTTCAGAAATCAACTATAATGACTTCCTACCTGCTTTTAAAGAAGCTATTAAGGAAGCCAAAGCTGAAATTGATGCTATAATTAACAACACGGAAGCACCTAATTTTAAAAATACCATTGAAGCTTTAGATTTTTCAGGAGAACAATTAGATAGAATTTCAAGTATATTTTTTAATTTAAACTCGGCCGAAACCAACGATACGATTCAAAAAATAGCACAGGAAGTTTCTCCATTACTTTCTGAATTTAGTAACGACATTACACTAAACGAAGCTTTATTTAAACGCGTTAAAGCTGTTTACGATGCTAAAGATACTTTAGAGCTTACTACCGAACAGAAAACATTATTAGATAAAAAATACAAAGGTTTTTCTAGAAATGGGGCTAATTTACCAGAAGACAAAAAAGAGAAACTACGAGCCATCGACAAAAAACTGAGTCAGTTAACCTTAAAATTTGGTGAGAATGTTTTAGCTGAAACTAATAAATTTGAAATGCTTGTTACAAACAACGACGATTTAGCTGGCTTACCAGAAGGTACTATTGAAGCTGCTAAACAATTAGCAGAAAGCAAAAATAAAGAAGGCTGGCTTTTCACACTCGATTACCCGAGCTACATACCCTTTGTAACTTATGCAGATAATAGAGAACTTCGTAAAAAAATAACCTTAGCTGCTGGCAGCAAAGGCTTTAATAACGATGCGTTAGATAACCAGAACATAGTTTTAGAAATTGTAAAACTAAGACACGATCGCGCCAATCTTTTGGGTTACAAAACCCATGCGCATTTTGTTTTAGAAGAGCGTATGGCTAAAACACCTCAAAACGTTGAAAACTTTTTAAATGAATTATTAGAAAAAGCCAAGCCAGCGGCCATTAATGAATTTAAAAATCTTCAAAATTTCGCAAAAGAATTAGATGGTATTGACCATCTGGAAAAATGGGATGCCTCGTACTATTCAGAAAAATTGAAACAAAAATTATTCAATTTAGATGATGAGTTATTAAAACCGTATTTTAAATTAGAAAATGTTATAAACGGAGCTTTTACTATAGCAAACAAGCTATTTGACTTAAATTTTGAAGAAATAAACAACATAGACAAATACCACGAAGAGGTACTAACCTATAAAGTAACCGATAATAACGGCGATTTAATTGCCATTTTTTACGCCGATTTTTTCCCAAGACCAGGCAAAAGAAATGGTGCATGGATGACATCTTTCAAACCACAATATGTAAAAGATGGTGTAAACGATCGTCCACACATTTCCATTGTTTGTAACTTTACAAAACCTACCAAAAGTAAGCCATCTTTGTTAACGTTTAACGAAGTAACAACCTTATTTCACGAATTTGGTCATGCCCTACACGGCATGCTTGCAAACACAACCTACCCGAGTTTATCTGGAACTAGCGTATTTTGGGACTTTGTAGAATTACCAAGTCAGGTTATGGAAAACTGGTGTTTCGAGAAAGAAGCTTTAGAACTTTTTGCTAAACATTACCAAACAGGCGAAGTAATTCCTATGGACCTTGTTAATAAAATAAAAGAGTCTGCAACGTTTCATGAAGGTATGCAAACCCTGCGTCAAATTAGTTTTGGACTTTTAGATATGAGTTGGCATGCGCTCGAAAACCCAGAAACAATAACTTCTGTAAAAATCCATGAAAATGAAGCGTTCGAAGGCACCAAACTTTACCCAGATGTTGCCAAAAATTGCATGAGCACCTCATTCTCACATATTTTTCAAGGTGGCTACTCGTCAGGTTATTACAGTTATAAATGGGCCGAAGTTTTAGATGCCGATGCGTTCGAATATTTTAAAGAATCTGGTATTTTTAATAAAGAGATTGCAACAAAATTTAAAAACTTTGTATTATCGCAAGGGGGCACAGAAGATCCTATGGTTTTATACAAACGCTTTCGCGGAAAAGAACCAAAGCCGGAAGCGTTATTAAAACGTGCCGGGTTAATTTAA
- a CDS encoding DUF4136 domain-containing protein: MKSFVFLLPVLFIVACAPIRVNYDYERGTNFSAYKTYNYYANMQTGLSELDTKRLLDALDAQMAEKGFTLADTPDFFIDIKSAEFQNPQRQTVGVGLGGGGGNMGGGISIGLPIGQAEINRQITIDFVDENKKQLFWQAVSESTFSPNATPEKREAQLQAVVAKVLAQYPPKP; this comes from the coding sequence ATGAAGTCATTCGTTTTTCTATTACCTGTACTTTTTATAGTAGCCTGCGCACCCATTCGAGTAAACTACGATTACGAGCGCGGTACCAACTTTTCAGCATACAAAACCTATAATTATTATGCCAACATGCAAACGGGTTTAAGCGAACTAGATACTAAACGCTTGTTAGATGCATTAGATGCTCAAATGGCAGAAAAAGGATTTACACTTGCCGATACTCCCGATTTTTTTATAGATATAAAAAGTGCCGAATTTCAAAACCCCCAACGACAAACCGTAGGTGTAGGTTTAGGTGGTGGCGGTGGCAATATGGGAGGCGGCATATCCATAGGTTTACCCATTGGTCAAGCCGAAATTAATCGTCAAATAACCATCGATTTTGTAGACGAAAATAAGAAGCAACTCTTTTGGCAAGCCGTAAGCGAATCGACGTTTTCACCCAATGCAACTCCCGAAAAGCGCGAGGCACAATTGCAAGCTGTGGTAGCAAAAGTGTTGGCACAATATCCTCCAAAACCATAA
- the purE gene encoding 5-(carboxyamino)imidazole ribonucleotide mutase, with amino-acid sequence MQKVGVIMGSKSDLPVMQDAIDILKEFDIEVEVDIVSAHRTPEKLFDYGKNAHLRGISVIIAGAGGAAHLPGMVASLSPLPVIGVPVKSSNSIDGWDSVLSILQMPGGVPVATVALNGAKNAGILAAQIIGSNDLNVLAKIVAFKESLKEKVYESAKDLK; translated from the coding sequence ATGCAAAAAGTAGGCGTAATAATGGGTAGTAAAAGTGACTTGCCAGTAATGCAAGACGCAATAGATATTTTAAAAGAGTTTGATATTGAAGTTGAAGTAGATATTGTTTCGGCTCACCGTACTCCAGAGAAATTATTTGATTATGGCAAAAATGCACACTTAAGAGGCATCTCTGTAATAATTGCTGGTGCTGGTGGCGCTGCGCATTTACCGGGCATGGTAGCTTCTTTATCGCCACTACCTGTAATTGGTGTTCCTGTAAAAAGTAGTAATTCTATTGATGGCTGGGACTCGGTACTTTCTATTCTGCAAATGCCTGGAGGTGTTCCGGTTGCTACAGTGGCATTAAACGGCGCTAAAAACGCGGGGATTTTAGCCGCTCAAATAATAGGATCTAACGATTTAAATGTGTTAGCTAAAATTGTTGCTTTTAAAGAAAGTTTAAAAGAGAAAGTTTACGAATCGGCAAAAGACTTAAAATAA
- the obgE gene encoding GTPase ObgE, which yields MTEGNFVDYVKMYVSSGKGGQGSAHLHREKYIAKGGPDGGDGGRGGHVIIKGNSNLWTLLHLKFKKHFRAGHGEHGSSGRSFGADGEDVYIDVPLGTVVRDTETDEIIFEITEDGEEKIIAKGGKGGLGNWHFKTSTNQTPRYAQPGMPLEERHITLELKLLADVGLVGFPNAGKSTLLSVITSAKPKIADYEFTTLKPNLGIVEYRDFQTFVMADIPGIIEGAAEGKGLGYYFLRHIERNSILLFLIPADAPDIKKQYDILLDELRRYNPEMLDKDRIIAISKCDMLDDELKAELKEQLDNELPIPYTFISSVAQQGITELKDILWKMLN from the coding sequence ATGACAGAAGGTAATTTCGTAGACTACGTAAAAATGTATGTGAGCTCGGGCAAAGGAGGTCAAGGATCGGCGCATTTACATCGCGAAAAATATATTGCCAAAGGCGGTCCCGATGGCGGCGATGGCGGTCGTGGAGGTCACGTTATTATAAAAGGGAACAGCAACCTGTGGACCCTTCTGCATTTAAAATTTAAAAAACATTTTAGAGCTGGCCATGGGGAGCATGGAAGTAGCGGAAGAAGTTTTGGTGCCGACGGCGAAGATGTCTACATCGATGTGCCGCTAGGAACGGTTGTGCGCGATACCGAAACCGATGAGATAATTTTTGAAATCACCGAAGACGGCGAAGAAAAAATTATAGCAAAAGGTGGTAAGGGCGGACTAGGAAACTGGCATTTTAAAACATCTACCAACCAAACGCCACGATACGCACAACCTGGCATGCCGCTCGAAGAACGCCACATTACACTCGAGTTAAAACTCCTGGCCGATGTTGGGTTAGTAGGCTTTCCAAACGCAGGAAAATCAACATTACTATCTGTTATCACATCAGCAAAACCAAAAATTGCCGATTACGAATTCACAACCCTAAAACCCAATTTAGGAATAGTAGAATACCGCGATTTTCAAACCTTTGTAATGGCCGATATACCTGGAATTATCGAAGGAGCCGCCGAAGGCAAAGGCCTTGGGTATTACTTTTTACGTCACATCGAGCGAAACTCCATACTCTTGTTTTTAATTCCAGCCGATGCGCCAGATATCAAAAAACAATACGATATTTTGTTAGACGAGTTGCGTCGCTACAACCCAGAAATGCTCGATAAAGACCGAATTATAGCCATTTCAAAATGCGATATGCTCGACGACGAATTAAAAGCCGAACTAAAAGAACAACTCGATAACGAACTCCCAATTCCTTATACGTTCATTTCTTCGGTGGCACAACAAGGCATCACAGAGCTCAAAGATATCCTCTGGAAAATGTTAAATTAA
- a CDS encoding sigma-70 family RNA polymerase sigma factor produces MSNNLINPNNWIDLYSDYLFNYTIVRVNDKEIAEDLVQETFFAGLKSMKNFKGEASERTWLISILKRKIIDHYRKTNSKKGKAEIRITYNENNESEGDWLEENVSDPFDKTAEDTMVNNELGEAIFNCLTKLPKKQAVIFKMKTIEGIETEDICNELNITASNLWVIIHRARTAMADCLKENWF; encoded by the coding sequence ATGTCAAACAATCTAATTAATCCTAATAATTGGATCGATTTATATTCAGATTACCTTTTCAATTACACAATCGTCCGTGTAAACGATAAGGAAATTGCAGAAGATTTGGTACAAGAAACTTTTTTTGCAGGTTTAAAATCTATGAAAAACTTTAAAGGAGAGGCCAGTGAACGTACATGGCTTATTTCTATATTAAAACGTAAAATCATAGACCACTATCGCAAAACGAATTCAAAAAAAGGTAAAGCAGAAATTCGAATAACTTACAACGAAAATAACGAAAGTGAAGGCGATTGGTTAGAAGAAAATGTATCAGATCCATTTGATAAAACAGCCGAAGACACCATGGTAAATAATGAACTTGGTGAAGCTATTTTTAATTGTTTAACTAAATTACCAAAAAAACAAGCCGTCATTTTTAAGATGAAAACTATTGAAGGAATTGAAACAGAAGATATTTGTAATGAACTAAATATTACTGCGTCTAACCTATGGGTAATTATTCATAGAGCCCGAACTGCCATGGCAGATTGTTTAAAAGAAAATTGGTTTTAA
- a CDS encoding T9SS type A sorting domain-containing protein, which translates to MKPTFLLLFFTYTFFSYAQVFPKETLKNSGDNNKRINLVLLSDGYTAAELPKFKTDATTFINRMFSSAPFSNYTNYFNVFIIKVPSNQSGADHPGTGTDVTEPAIPVKIADTYFNATFDSFGFHRLLYYELDGNSANDTKSKITSVLMDNIPDYDQAVILVNTNEYGGSGGEFVMTYTGFYGPDVAVHEIGHSLFNLKDEYFPIDDALAAEAANMTQESNPALVKWKNWIGTNGVGVYQYDTSGLAASWYRPHQNCKMRSIEKTFCPVCKEAIVERIHELVPALESYTPISNNLNNTTFPINFHLNLIKPVPNTLASQWTLNGSDFGVNVDDVSITETDLTTGINTLTVVVEDDTALLRVDNHETIHAYSVTWTIDNSTLGLDLVSEVNNFEIKLYPNPSSDFINIKTKNSLNKNLTLEVISLDGKKLTSKTLSNMETIKLDISKFSKGIYITNIFSENTLIASKKIVKN; encoded by the coding sequence ATGAAACCTACTTTTTTATTATTATTCTTTACATATACGTTTTTTAGTTATGCGCAGGTTTTCCCTAAAGAAACTTTAAAAAATTCGGGCGATAATAACAAGCGTATCAACTTAGTGCTTTTAAGCGATGGGTATACCGCAGCAGAATTACCAAAATTTAAAACCGATGCAACAACGTTTATTAATAGAATGTTTAGCTCTGCTCCTTTCTCAAATTACACGAATTACTTTAATGTTTTCATTATAAAAGTTCCTTCAAACCAAAGTGGTGCCGACCACCCAGGAACGGGAACAGATGTTACAGAACCTGCCATTCCAGTGAAAATTGCAGACACTTATTTTAATGCCACTTTCGATTCTTTTGGGTTTCACCGCTTGTTGTATTACGAATTAGACGGCAACTCTGCAAACGATACAAAATCTAAAATTACGAGTGTTTTAATGGATAATATTCCAGATTACGATCAGGCAGTTATTTTAGTAAACACCAACGAATACGGCGGAAGCGGTGGCGAATTTGTAATGACCTATACAGGTTTTTATGGTCCCGATGTGGCAGTTCATGAAATTGGACATTCACTTTTTAATTTAAAAGACGAATATTTCCCTATTGATGATGCCTTGGCGGCTGAAGCTGCTAATATGACTCAAGAAAGCAATCCTGCTTTGGTAAAATGGAAAAACTGGATAGGCACCAATGGCGTAGGTGTTTATCAATATGATACTTCAGGACTTGCAGCTAGTTGGTACAGACCGCACCAAAATTGTAAAATGAGGTCTATTGAAAAAACGTTTTGTCCGGTTTGCAAAGAAGCTATTGTGGAAAGAATTCACGAACTGGTTCCTGCCCTTGAGTCTTACACCCCAATTTCTAACAATTTAAATAATACAACGTTTCCTATTAATTTTCATTTAAATTTAATAAAACCCGTACCTAACACCTTAGCAAGCCAGTGGACTTTAAACGGCTCGGATTTTGGAGTAAACGTTGATGATGTTTCCATTACTGAAACTGACTTAACTACGGGCATTAATACACTTACTGTTGTTGTTGAAGATGACACCGCTTTGTTACGCGTTGATAACCACGAAACGATTCATGCATATTCTGTAACCTGGACCATAGACAACTCAACCTTAGGATTAGATCTTGTTAGTGAAGTAAATAATTTTGAAATAAAATTATACCCCAATCCTTCCAGCGATTTCATAAACATAAAAACAAAAAATTCGCTTAATAAAAATCTAACATTAGAAGTTATTAGTTTAGATGGCAAGAAATTAACGAGCAAAACACTATCTAATATGGAAACTATAAAACTAGATATTAGTAAGTTTAGCAAAGGTATTTACATTACCAATATCTTTTCTGAAAACACACTCATTGCAAGTAAGAAAATAGTAAAAAACTAA